In a single window of the Raphanus sativus cultivar WK10039 chromosome 9, ASM80110v3, whole genome shotgun sequence genome:
- the LOC108825294 gene encoding glutathione hydrolase 1-like yields MEAMSLVRTALIALFLITFLQNTAAQKRPQSIVKPRGAVAADDGRCSGIGMSVLQQGGNAIDASVAAALCLGVVSPASSGIGGGAFTVVKIAGGEAIAYDSRETAPLAATEGMYGSNPDLKKKGALSSGVPGELAGLYTAWKQHGKLPWKQLVTPAEKLAEGGFKISKYLYMQLNATRADVLADKGLSELFVSNGQFKKPGTIIHNRKLAFTLKQIAENGPKAFYNGTVGVNLASDISKAGGIITLKDLQSYRVKVRKPLSANILGYELLGMPPPSSGGTAMMLVLNILSQYGIPSGVSGSLGVHRLIEALKHTFAVRMNLADPDFVDVTKVVSDMLSPEFAKDLKTKINDDKTFDPKYYGGMWNQINHHGTCHLSVIDSERNAVSMTTTINNYFGAVILSPSTGIILNNQMDDFTVPAKSRGDLNVPPPAPASFIRPGKRPLSSMSPTIVLKDGKVKASVGASGGANIIAATTEVLLNHFFLNMDPLSSVLAPRIYHQLIPNSVSFENLTTVFGDHFEIPKETRVVLEKKGHVVTPMTGATIVQFIVQESDGNAGGMSKLVAVSDPRKGGFPSGY; encoded by the exons ATGGAAGCAATGTCGCTGGTTCGGACAGCATTGATCGCTCTTTTTCTAATCACTTTTCTGCAAAATACTGCGGCTCAAAAAAGACCGCAAAGTATTGTTAAGCCTCGTGGTGCGGTTGCAGCTGACGATGGACGGTGTTCTGGGATCGGGATGAGTGTTCTTCAACAAGGAGGAAACGCTATTGATGCGTCGGTGGCTGCTGCTCTCTGTTTGGGCGTTGTGAGTCCAGCCTCTAGCGGAATAGGAGGTGGAGCATTTACTGTGGTTAAGATAGCTGGCGGGGAGGCTATTGCTTATGATTCTAGAGAAACAGCTCCTCTCGCCGCCACTGAG GGTATGTATGGAAGCAATCCTGATCTAAAGAAGAAAGGAGCCTTATCATCAGGCGTTCCAGGGGAACTCGCGGGTCTATACACAGCTTGGAAACAACACGGAAAGCTCCCATGGAAGCAGTTAGTGACTCCAGCAGAGAAACTTGCAGAAGGTGGATTTAAGATTTCAAAGTATCTCTACATGCAGCTGAACGCGACAAGAGCAGATGTCTTGGCAGACAAAGGTCTCTCTGAGCTATTTGTTTCTAATGGACAATTCAAGAAACCAGGTACCATTATCCATAACAGAAAATTGGCTTTTACACTCAAGCAAATAGCTGAGAATGGTCCAAAAGCGTTTTACAATGGCACGGTGGGTGTTAACCTAGCTAGCGATATTAGTAAAGCTGGAGGGATAATAACTTTGAAAGATCTGCAAAGTTATAGAGTTAAGGTTAGAAAACCGTTGTCCGCAAACATTCTTGGATACGAACTACTCGGTATGCCTCCTCCTTCATCCGGTGGCACTGCAATGATGCTT GTTTTGAACATTCTTTCTCAATACGGGATTCCATCAGGTGTTTCAGGCTCTCTCGGTGTTCATAGACTAATCGAAGCTTTGAAACACACTTTCGCGGTTAGGATGAACCTTGCTGATCCAGATTTTGTAGACGTTACTAAGGTTGTTTCAGATATGCTGTCTCCAGAATTTGCAAAAGACTTGAAGACGAAGATAAACGATGACAAAACCTTTGATCCAAAATATTATGGCGGCAT GTGGAATCAAATCAACCATCATGGAACATGCCATTTATCGGTCATCGATAGCGAGAGGAACGCTGTTTCGATGACTACTACAATAAACAATTACTTTGGGGCAGTGATTCTATCTCCAAGCACTGGAATCATTCTAAACAACCAAATGGATGATTTCACGGTCCCAGCAAAGTCCAGGGGTGACCTAAATGTGCCGCCTCCGGCACCAGCTAGCTTCATCAGACCCGGGAAACGACCATTGTCCTCAATGTCACCCACCATTGTACTCAAg GACGGTAAAGTGAAAGCTTCGGTGGGTGCTAGCGGTGGAGCGAACATCATCGCCGCGACCACAGAAGTTTTGTTGAATCATTTTTTCCTCAACATGGATCCTCTTTCTTCTGTTTTGGCTCCAAGAATCTACCACCAG CTGATACCAAACAGTGTTTCGTTTGAGAATTTGACGACAGTGTTCGGTGATCATTTCGAGATACCTAAAGAGACAAGAGTTGTGTTGGAAAAGAAAGGTCATGTTGTAACGCCAATGACCGGAGCGACGATTGTTCAGTTCATAGTTCAAGAATCCGATGGAAATGCCGGCGGAATGAGTAAGCTTGTGGCAGTTAGTGATCCAAGGAAAGGAGGGTTCCCCTCTGGATATTGA
- the LOC108828749 gene encoding acyl-coenzyme A thioesterase 2, chloroplastic — protein sequence MKSSSPKCIPVVSTFASPFDVTPPPSSDTTRKPLSLWPGMYHSPVTIALWEARSKIFESLLDPPKDAPPQSELLTRTPSHSRTTIFYPFSTDFILREQYRDPWNEVRIGILLEDLDALAGTISVKHCSDDDSTTRPLLLVTASVDKIVLKKPISVDIDLKIVASVIWVGRSSIEIQLEVMQSELDAEAASPDSVALTANFIFVARDSKTGKAAPINRLSPETELEKLLFEEAEARNNLRKKKRGGERKDLDHGEYNNKLGALLAEGRIFSDMPALADRNSILLKDTRLENSLICQPQQRNIHGRIFGGFLMHRAFELAFSTAYTFAGLVPYFLEVDHVDFLRPVDVGDFLRFKSCVLYTQLDKLDCPLINIEVVAHVTSPEIRSSEVSNTFYFKFTVRPEVKARNNGFKLRSVVPATEEEARHILERMDA from the exons atgaagtcGAGTTCACCGAAATGCATCCCCGTCGTCTCCACCTTCGCCTCACCCTTCGACGTAACACCACCACCGTCCTCAGACACAACCCGTAAGCCCCTGAGTCTCTGGCCTGGTATGTACCACTCTCCCGTCACCATCGCTCTATGGGAAGCGAGGTCCAAGATCTTCGAGTCTCTCCTCGATCCACCCAAAGACGCGCCTCCTCAGAGCGAGCTTCTCACCAGGACTCCCTCCCACAGCCGAACCACCATCTTCTACCCTTTCTCCACCGATTTCATCCTCCGCGAGCAGTACAGAGATCCCTGGAACGAGGTCCGCATCGGGATCTTGCTCGAAGATCTCGACGCTTTGGCCGGTACTATCTCCGTCAAG CACTGTTCTGATGACGATAGCACAACGAGGCCACTCTTGCTGGTCACAGCTTCTGTTGATAAGATTGTTTTGAAGAAGCCCATTAGTGTCGACATCGATCTCAAGATTGTTGCTTCTGTCATTTGGGTTGGCCGCTCATCCATCGAGATTCAACTCGAAGTTATGCAATCTGAACTCG ATGCTGAAGCTGCTTCTCCAGATTCGGTTGCGCTAACAGCCAACTTCATCTTCGTGGCGCGTGACTCCAAAACCGGTAAAGCCGCTCCCATCAACCGCCTCTCTCCAGAGACCGAGCTCGAGAAGCTTCTCTTCGAGGAAGCCGAAGCTAGGAACaacttgaggaagaagaaacgaGGAGGCGAGAGGAAGGATCTCGATCACGGGGAGTATAACAACAAGCTGGGGGCTCTGTTAGCCGAAGGGAGGATCTTCTCCGACATGCCAGCGCTCGCGGACAGAAACAGCATCCTCCTGAAAGACACACGTCTCGAGAACTCGCTGATATGCCAGCCGCAGCAGAGGAACATCCACGGGAGGATCTTTGGAGGGTTTCTGATGCACAGAGCGTTTGAGCTGGCCTTCTCTACAGCTTATACGTTCGCGGGTCTTGTGCCTTACTTCTTAGAAGTCGATCACGTTGATTTTCTCAGACCA GTGGACGTTGGGGACTTCTTACGTTTCAAATCGTGTGTGCTTTACACTCAGCTGGATAAGCTGGATTGTCCGCTCATCAATATCGAAGTTGTTGCTCATGTTACTAGCCCGGAGATTCGTTCCAGCGAG GTTTCGAATACATTCTATTTCAAGTTCACTGTGCGGCCAGAGGTAAAGGCTAGAAACAATGGGTTTAAGCTTCGGAGCGTTGTTCCTGCCACA